A DNA window from Candidatus Syntrophosphaera sp. contains the following coding sequences:
- the panB gene encoding 3-methyl-2-oxobutanoate hydroxymethyltransferase, translating into MSKDSRTTVRSFKEMKEKGTKISMVTAYDYSMARCVAASEIDLILVGDSLGMVVLGYQTTLQVTMEDMISHSAAVRRGAPDSFIIADMPFLSFHLSPEETKANAAALVVDGGADAVKLEGGSESRLEVIEAILDCEIPVCAHIGLTPQSVHRFGGFRVQGKTPDAHERLARQALALEQAGVFMLVLEGIPEALGREISQSVGIPTIGIGAGRFTDGQVLVYHDLLGHSDLTPKFVKHYASLDSDITTALNNYCAEVREGAFPSPEHTYFPITE; encoded by the coding sequence ATGAGCAAAGACAGCCGCACGACGGTCCGTTCCTTCAAAGAGATGAAGGAAAAGGGGACCAAGATCAGCATGGTCACCGCCTATGACTATTCCATGGCCAGGTGCGTGGCGGCCAGCGAGATCGACCTGATCCTGGTCGGCGACAGCCTGGGCATGGTGGTTTTGGGCTATCAGACCACGCTGCAGGTGACCATGGAGGACATGATCTCCCACAGCGCCGCGGTACGCCGGGGCGCGCCGGATAGTTTCATCATCGCGGACATGCCCTTCCTCAGTTTCCACCTTTCCCCGGAAGAAACCAAAGCCAATGCCGCAGCGCTGGTCGTGGATGGAGGAGCGGACGCGGTCAAGCTCGAAGGCGGCTCGGAATCTCGCCTGGAGGTGATCGAGGCCATCCTGGATTGCGAGATCCCCGTCTGCGCCCACATCGGCCTGACCCCGCAAAGCGTGCACCGCTTCGGCGGCTTCAGGGTGCAGGGCAAAACTCCGGACGCGCACGAACGGCTTGCGCGGCAAGCTCTTGCGCTGGAACAGGCGGGCGTGTTCATGCTCGTTCTGGAAGGGATTCCGGAAGCCCTGGGCCGGGAAATTTCCCAGTCCGTGGGCATTCCCACCATCGGGATCGGCGCCGGGCGCTTCACCGACGGCCAGGTGCTGGTCTATCACGACCTGCTGGGCCATTCGGACCTGACCCCCAAGTTTGTAAAACATTACGCCTCACTGGATAGTGATATCACCACAGCCCTCAACAACTACTGCGCGGAAGTGCGCGAGGGCGCCTTCCCCTCTCCCGAACACACCTATTTTCCCATCACAGAATAG
- a CDS encoding T9SS type A sorting domain-containing protein, whose amino-acid sequence MKTYLLSLLALLALLGAGGSLNADLVMGISHIAQANIAHPYKVAAMEGDSLALYNYGVSGNTITITRFTVSPAGVVSTPQTIWSYDCDPSWGAVSEWYLDTIFTHKNGLLLAAFSTPAKLVVAISGADGTQLHLFDNPGAPNTEYQFYLVNENLGFLMDFYQSQARIFRMDLSDGSLVLLHSNPTTFDIYFLMSFADDYLLFATTSWSSLPEYLYQGPNLLHTYVEHWYPYFFFFGNYESPRVCGQHYFVRLDDGLDKDRGTALTAVAYVANNLLQLIPLYSAGHVYGYIGSSVAHSDSTFSCIHYIMGDMRYILEWDFRNYTITNGELVLDTGFPQIDIEDHPPFGMCKMNADYMVLANNPRFTLVDFSEQSIRHFNFPLEPYQGWAWKLHLSDPYFYVLRPDKVHVFILEEYLPVDDEVLPPAEPSISIYPNPFAADCQIRIEGSAPQNVGIYNLKGQRVRDLADTGENSFVWDGRDERGDPVAGGMYLVRVVDRGRTYSRKLMLCK is encoded by the coding sequence ATGAAGACATATTTGCTATCCTTGCTCGCGCTGCTGGCCCTGCTTGGTGCCGGCGGCAGCCTGAACGCCGACCTGGTGATGGGAATCAGCCATATCGCCCAGGCCAACATCGCCCATCCCTACAAGGTTGCGGCCATGGAGGGAGACAGCCTGGCGCTCTACAATTATGGCGTGAGCGGCAACACGATCACCATAACCCGCTTCACCGTGTCACCGGCCGGCGTGGTTTCCACTCCGCAGACGATCTGGAGCTACGATTGCGACCCGAGTTGGGGAGCGGTTTCAGAATGGTACCTTGACACCATCTTCACCCACAAGAACGGATTGTTGCTCGCGGCTTTTTCCACTCCCGCCAAACTAGTCGTGGCGATCAGCGGCGCGGACGGCACACAATTGCATTTGTTCGACAATCCGGGTGCTCCCAACACCGAATATCAGTTCTATCTGGTGAATGAAAACCTGGGCTTTCTAATGGACTTTTACCAATCCCAGGCCAGGATCTTCCGGATGGATCTGAGTGACGGCAGCCTCGTTCTGCTCCATTCCAATCCAACTACATTTGATATCTACTTCCTCATGTCATTTGCGGACGATTATCTGCTCTTTGCCACAACTTCCTGGTCCAGCCTTCCGGAATATCTTTACCAGGGTCCAAACCTCCTCCATACCTATGTTGAGCACTGGTACCCGTATTTCTTTTTTTTCGGCAATTACGAAAGCCCCCGCGTTTGCGGACAGCATTACTTTGTGCGGCTGGATGATGGGCTGGATAAAGACCGGGGGACCGCTTTGACGGCTGTGGCCTATGTGGCCAACAACCTGTTGCAACTTATCCCGCTTTACAGTGCAGGACATGTCTATGGTTATATAGGCAGCAGCGTGGCGCATTCGGATTCCACCTTCAGTTGCATCCATTATATCATGGGAGACATGAGATACATTCTTGAGTGGGATTTCCGGAACTACACCATCACGAACGGCGAACTGGTGCTGGATACCGGCTTTCCCCAGATCGACATCGAGGATCATCCCCCGTTCGGCATGTGCAAAATGAACGCGGACTACATGGTGCTGGCCAATAATCCGCGCTTCACTTTGGTTGATTTTTCGGAGCAGAGCATCCGGCACTTCAATTTCCCCCTCGAGCCGTACCAGGGCTGGGCCTGGAAGCTGCATCTCTCCGATCCCTATTTCTATGTGCTGAGGCCGGACAAGGTGCACGTGTTTATCCTGGAGGAATATCTGCCGGTGGACGACGAGGTGCTGCCACCCGCGGAACCCTCCATCAGCATATATCCCAATCCCTTTGCCGCTGACTGCCAGATCAGGATCGAAGGCTCCGCGCCCCAAAACGTGGGCATTTATAACCTGAAAGGGCAGCGCGTGCGGGATCTGGCAGATACGGGCGAAAACAGCTTTGTTTGGGATGGCCGCGACGAGCGGGGAGATCCTGTGGCCGGAGGAATGTATCTGGTCCGGGTTGTGGACCGGGGCAGGACCTACAGCCGCAAACTGATGCTCTGCAAGTAG